The sequence tttcgtagctgaagttgaagttgcttaacttggcttttggcgctgtccacacagcaggaagttgaaggaaaaacactcttcgttctacttcccttgctccttgtatgATAAGGGCTacgggagtcggagtaagaagctccccagctcaacattattttgaattaaaggcttgcagtgtagacgcactgtatattatttaggaataacgtctttttttGATGCAGCCAATGTGTGCTGAAAAAGTGTTGGCTAGCTGCAGCATCCTGCCCCCAGGagatgtcctgccccacctcctctttTCCCTGTGGCTTAAGTTCCCTTGTATCTTAAGTTCACGGTGCACTGTCTGTCAGTGATCAGACAAGATGCCAGGCTGGGAGTAGCACGGTTAGAACTGTGCACACTCAGGAATGCGAGACTGTAACCGGAATGTGCAGCTGTGCCCTAGCGAGAGCCTCTCCACATCTTAAGAGAATTGGTCTGTGAGTGGGATGGGGTTGGATATGAATGAAATGATCCCCATTTCTCAAATGCCCCCTTGCTCCTGCTCACCATCCTGTGCTTTACAATGTAAACCACAATTGCTCAGGATTGGCCCAGGAGGAAGAATTTCAGCCTGGAGAAAGCTCTAGGGTCAATAGGACTTgctaaggttttgtctacacttaaaagtaaGCTTTAAATTGAAAGCGTGGCCCTGGAATGAGTGCTGGTTCTATGTCAACCACCTCTGTGAGGGTTAACAGTGCTGGAAGTGTGGCTTAACACACTGGGGCTTAACAGCGCTGTACCTTGCTGTGCTCAGAAAAAGGGCAGAATTTCGGGCGGGTAGGGTGGGCAGTGGCTGTCTGCTCTGGGACCCGACCTGCTTTTCATCCTGTGCCTCTGATTatcagggagtgaacagaaagtGCCTGCATTCCGTGCATACTTCTCCCAACTGGTcagtgaagggagctcaccagccaggtgtgagaggcgtGCAagtactttctcctcactccctttgTGTCTGGGGAACGTGATGAAAAGCAAGACGGAGGACACAgctgctttcccctcccacccccaggttcCTGAAATTCCGCCCTTGACTCAGAATGGCTCTCCCCAAAGCCAGAAATTTACAGTAGTGTGAAGTGCCAACGTGGACTTGGCCTGAGAAAGCTTCTCTCCATAGGGGAGTGACTCACTCACCGAGCTCAGATGGAgactacatctagattgcaggcttctttcagaaaaagcttttctggaagagatcttgcagaaaagcttcttccgaaacaGAGCCTCTACACggcaaaagcacaacaaaaaagcgatctgctttttcgaaagagagcatccacattcattggacgctatctcgcataaAAGTTGTGATcagtatggacggagtggccaccagggcacctgtgttatttcctggaggcctcttcttttgaaagaacaccctcctccccgtccGTACacaatctttcagaaaaaagcttcttcctcgcagaaagaggtttaccaccattgGAAAACCCCTGCTTTCTTTTCACTtcgtcaaaagaacacaattgcagtgtaggtacaagtattgtttttctggaaaaactctgcagtgtagatgtacctggaGAGACGATAGCGGCATCTCACTGTTTGCGATCAAGTGTAGAATAAATTGATTCCTGCATCGAATTGGTGTTTAAGGCTTCGTACACCTTTTCAGCCATTTCTTTGTCTTCTGGCTCCTTTAAACAGAAAATATTCGTGTTAACACAGCGTATCTAGGGCTGCTCACTATCTAGGGCTGGTTAGAGACACGGCCAAGCAGCCCTCTGGATATTGATGCTAATTAATAGGAGGCAGAGGTAAATGCCATACATGAGAattacactagggctacgtctaaactggcatgattttctgcaaatgcttttaactgaaaactttcccgttaaaagcatttgcggaaaagagcatctagattggcacggacacttttccacaaaatctaGACGCCTACCAAGCtagtctgtgccaatctagacatgcttttacgcaaaaaagccctgatcgccattttcgcgatcagggcttttttgcgcaaaacaaatctgagctgtctacactggcccttttttgcgcaaaaggacttttgcccaaacgggagcagcatagtatttccgcaagaagcactgatttcagacagtaggaagtcagtgttcttgcggaaattcaagcggccagtgtagacagctggcaagttttccacgaaagcagctgtttttgcggaataacttgccagtctagatgtagcctagctgTGTATGTATAAATAAGGAtcctcaatcatggatttaaaagtagccattcttctacaaaggaatttcactaagcaattagagagagagagactgcagaactggaatttttCTACCATTACCTTgggcctaaacaaagacattactTGGTTAgtacattacaaagccaatttctcctgccattgacatctgcatttccacatcaaaagccatgtctgggacacatccagcccagcCTCATTAACATTAGaatcctacaactgacaggtacttcttctgtTGTTATATagctctcttggtttctgttatttccatgctgatgcatctgatgaagtgggttttccccatgaaagctcatgattctatataatctggttagtctctaagggtatatctagactgtatccctttgtcggcagagggatgcagattaggcaggtcgaaattgcaaatgaagcagggatttaaatatcccatgtctaatttgcataaaaatgtccactgcgttttgccgacttagcactttgtcagcaaaaagcggcagtctagagggggatctgttgaaaaaggctttctttctcgacagatctccctctagactgccactttttgctgacaaagtgctgagtcggcaaaatgtgacagctatttttatgcaaattaggcacgggatatttaaatcccgcaatgtcgacctgcttaatctgcatccctaaggtgccacagaacgaCTCATTGGTTTTGAGGATCCTAAAGTCTCTCATATGCTGTTCATGCAGCTTCAGCAGCCTGGTCATTGGGATGTCCCAGGCTATGCAGCAAGTTAATCCCCAAAATCTGCACTAGCCCCAACATCACTCGCCAATAAGAGcaagagagagaacccaggggtcgGATTCCTAGGGAACCTTATTCTGCCCCTGATACTGCACTGAGCCAGGAACGGGCTCActgagtcctgactcccagttcCCCCTGATTCCAGGTGGTATGGGCAGGGAAGTCCCTTTTGCAAAGAGCTCACTTCAGCCACAGACTCCACTGTGGCATTCTTAGTGTGGTACAAACACAGCCCAGAAGTGACAGTCCCTCCCTCAAACACCTTCTAGCCCAAGTGCAGAGAGGGGTTATTtgttaaaataatgttttctCAATAAATTAATGTAAGTAGAGATGAAGTGAGTGCCGGGGTTGTGCTAAGTTTGAAACGCAACATTAACCTCCTGGGGCTCCcagacaaggtgtgtgtgtgtgtgtgtgtgtttgtgtgcaggggtgggggaggggtctgcaCTCTGGaaaggggtggagtcttgggcagaaggggcagggccaggagaagcCAGCTgtgagtgctgcctggagtgtaaCACACCAGCCCCCAAGCAGCCCTTagcacactcccccccccccagcccttagcgctCCCTggcacacataggctacgtctagactggcatgaatttccgaaaatgcttttaacggaaaagttttccgttaaaagcattttcggaaaagcacatctagattggtacgatgcttttccgcaaaagcactttttgcggaaaagcgtccgtggccaatctagacgcggttttccgcaaaaaagccccgatcgccattttcgcgatcggggcttttttgcggaaaacagtactgtgctgtttacactggcccttttgcgcaaaagtcttttggaaaaagacttctgcccaaacgggagcagcatagtttttccggaaattcaagcggccagtgtagacagctggcaagtttttccgcaaaatcaaatgattttgcggaaaaacttgccagtctagacacagccatagagtgaggctatgtctacactgcgggggggggggggggggggggggggggggggggggggaaggtttcggaaaaagatatgcaatttgctaacctttttccacttctttttttggaagagtcttttctgccatttggcccatctacatggggccaaatgtcagaaaaacctcctcttttggaacatccctttttTCTCATGCCAAAAAAAGTGctcgctttttcggaaactgttctgtAAAAACAGTTTTGTTCCCTAGAcccggcagagtttttccgggatatccaGGGATACTGAATTCTTTGCCTCCTTATTCCCCAGCATCAGCAGACCTGCGTATGGGGGAGGTCTCTACTGGGGGAGATCTTTTAATAAACTAGATAAATGCAGCTACCCCCAGCCATATTAGCTCACGCACATTGTGTCTCTTAGGCAGGTAAAGTCCCTGAGCTGTGAATGTACAGTTTGTATTGTGCGCATACGCCCATGGGAGCAACAGAAGCCGTAACGTTATCCCTTTTTAAAGCGAGTTTGCTTGGTTTGGTGTGATCGACCGACAAGCAGCTCCAGCCTCAAATTCTGAAGACTCCTGAGACCTGAGGCTCTTATGTCTGCAGAACGTAAGTAGGCCATCCTGGCCTGTCTTGGCTAGTGGCCAGTAGCAGAGCTTTGGTGGGGAGTGTACACCACAGGGCAGGTTTGGAGAGAGGTTTAGAGTCAACCCAAATATGAGGTTGCATCCTTGACGCAACGGGGCACAGGCGGTCCCTCGACCTTCTGTGCCCACAACCCAGCCAGAGACCTGTTCCCTTTATCAACAGTGTCAGTTCCCACCACCTTCGATTTACAGACAGCTTTGGATCTGCAGCCTGAGGGACTAGTAGCTTCTGCACTAGCAGTAGAGCATCGCTGGCAGCTGTGTGATTTATCCCCTCTCCAGCCGTTCTGCCTTACTTGTGGAGTTCCCTggctgaggaggcagcagctgtTCCTTGTTTGCCACTTAGGCTTGTGCGTCCCAGCAAGGTCTGTCTCCTCTCCTGGGAGCTGAGTTGTGgggagctccagctgccccttTTCTCCCGataaggggcatgggctggccaTTCCCTCATATGTCCTTCCTCTCTGTCCACTCAGGGCAGTCATCTAGGGTTTTCCTGCTCATTACCATGAAGTGGGGCTCCTTTTCTCCCCTAGGACTTCCCAATCTAGGGGCCCTCTCTTACTTTGACCCCTTTTCCACTTAAAGCTGCCCCACACTTCTAGGGGCCATTGGGCCACCAGGCATTTTGTCACCATGGATACAGTCCAGGACCATTTATGCACCTGGAGTGGTTCAGTGTGGATTTACCAACCCCCTGTCTACAAGTGAGCAGGCTGAAGCAGTACAGGCTCCTCTGGggtttcctccccaccctcaccagGATGGTGGAATGGTGGACAGTCTCTGACCCTTTGCCCTCCAGCATGAATCCAGCCACAAAATTCAGCCCACCCACATTGCATATTCGCACAGTCCAGTTTTGTGTGCGCTGGCTGCCCACACTGCCAGCAAACAATCACACCGGCTCTAATGGGCGTTCCTTGGTGGTCCATCTTCCTCTCCAGGGCTTTCCTGGGAAGGGGCTCCCACAGTTTCTTCCCCAACTCTTTGTCTTTATGGGTTTGGCCCTCCCTACAGAGAACATCTGCCTCTGTGTACTCTTCGGTCAACTTGGCCTCTACGTCAACTGTGGCAGGTTGGTGGCATCGCAGCCAGACTTGGATATTCTCCAGGATGCCCAGCAACCATTCTAGGAGTGTGTACATTATTTCACTCACCGTTTGCGTCTCATGCCTCAGCCGGCAGGTGGCCCAGTCCACTAGTCTCTGGGCAAATGCTCGTGGCTGCACAGCCGCCGTCCATCGGGCCAGCCAGAATCTTTTCCGATATTTCTTTGCTGACTGGCCCACCTGGTCTAAAATGGCCGCCTTCACCATCTCATAATTCTGTGCCTGTTCCTCGCTCAAGGCCATGTAGGCTGCTTGAGCCTCTCCTGCTAGGTAGGGAGCCAGTCGTAGGGCCCAGGTGGGCCTTTCCCAACTGGCACCCATGGCTACCCGCTCAAATATACCCAGGAAGGCTTCAGGATCATCCGCCGGGCCCATTTTACAGAGTCCCAAGCCTGGCATTTGGGCGCCATCCCCTCTCGCAGTACTCGCCACTCGGCGCAGGAGTTGCTGCTGcatgctgctttgctcccggATAAAGTCTCGCAGGCTTTCTTGCTGTTCTGCCTGCCAGGTGAGCAAGGCCTGTCTCTCAGTCTGGTGGGACTCCTGAACACTTTGCAGggcctcctgcatctgctcctgcTGGGTGACGAGCCATTCCAGAGTCTTCTCCATCTCCAGGCTGCCAACTACACCCACTGGCTCTAGGTCTGGACAGGCCCCCACATGCAACAGGCCAGATTCTTGGCCCCCTGCCGCTTCTGCACTCACCAATCAGCCAGCCAGAGACCTCTGCTTTGGTGTCTTTCCTGACGGTGTCAGTTCCCACCACCTCTTGTTTATAATGTCAGACCTGCAGCGTGTGGCAGGGGAGCACAGCCCTCAAGTACttcactcctcccccaccaccacttccttcctgccagtGTTTGGTAGCACCAGGACAATGAGACCAGCCGCTGCTCCCGCTTTGCCACATTTCCCCATTTGTGGGCTTACTCAACCAGCCACAACTGACTCGGGGCTTCCTAGCCAGTACCCTGTCACACGGGACCACCTTGACTACTATCTGTTGATGGGCTATCCTCCCTAGACTTAGCTAGCTCTTGTTTGAACCCAGTTCTATTTTTGGCCACCACCACATctcatggcaatgagttccacaggttagttgtgcattatgtgaaaaaatacttctgcTTGTTTGTGTTCAATCTTCTGCCTGCTAATTTAACTGAGTGATTTCTGGTTTTTGTATTGTGTTGTAGGGCGAATACCACTTCTCGTTCCCTTTTCCTACTGTGTTCATGAGTttataggtgtctatccaattaCCCTTCTTAGATgtctcttggctgtgtctagactacatggctccatcgatggagccatgtagatgagggttgtaggcaaagggaaatgaaacggcgatttaaatgatcgcggcttcatttaaatttacatggctgtcacgctgagccgacaaacagctgatcagctgtttgtcggcttagtgcactagtctggacactcccctgccgacatcaaagccctttgtcggcagccccgttattcctcgtgggatgaggtttaccggggctgctgacaaagggctttgatgttgacagggggaacgtccagactagcgcgagagccgacaaacagctgatcagctgtttgtcggctcagcgcggcagccatgtaaatgtaaatgaagccgcgatcatttaaatcgcggcttcatttgcctttgctgaacaaacaaatctacatggctccgtcgacggagccatgtagtctagacgtaccccaattgCCCTTCTTAGATGTCTCTTtttacttaggctgtgtctagactacatggctccatggacggagccatgtagatgagggttgtaggcaaagggaaatgaagcggcgatttaaataatcgccgcttcatttaaatttacatggctgccgcgctgagccgacaaacagctgatcagctgtttgtcggcttagtgcactagtctggacactcccctgccgacatcaaagccctttgtcggcagccccggtaaacctcgtcccacgaggaataatggggctgccgacaaagggctttgatgtcggcaggggagtgtccagactagcgctctgagccaacaaacagctgatcagctgtttgtcggctcggcacggcaaccatgtaaatttaaatgaagcagcgattatttaaatcaccgcttcatttccctttgcccaataaacaaatctacatggctccgtcgacggagccatatagtgtagatgtaccctttctgTGTAATGCAAACCTCCAGCAGATGGGGCATCTGAAAAATCAATACAGCATTTATAGCTATTTTATTAGTAATTTTTCAGGTCAAATAGCATCTGAATTTTAAACCCTTCTTCAGTCCCTGTTATGTGTGTGAGAAGTGCTGAAGGATTCAGAAATCATGGGGATATTTCTAAAAACTGCTTTTCAGGATTTAAACTCTCAGCTGAATAAATAGCCATTTAAACAATACATCAACAGTTTGAAGCATCTGTCAGGGCTATTTCCCACTCTGGTACCTCAAATGCAGGAGTTGGGGGCTCACAAGAGTCGTTAAAATACCCTGTCACTAAGGGCTTCTCTTCAAAAATTCCCCAAAGATTCCATGACCGTGGATGTCTCTTTTtacttactggctgtgtctacactggcctccctttcagaaaagggatgctaatgtagcactttggaataggcaaatccgcgggggatttaaatatcccctgcagcatttgcattaacatggctgccgcttttttccggcttggagataagccggagaaaagcgccagtctagacatgattctccggaaaataaagccttttccggaggatctcttattcctccaggaactgcaggtgccgccgctggtacttctcctggttcctggtgcgcctgctggcccgggtgcgggtggctgttgcaggcggggtggtgcgccctgcagtcccaggtgctggcgactgtggtgaaacaagagcagcgg comes from Pelodiscus sinensis isolate JC-2024 chromosome 33, ASM4963464v1, whole genome shotgun sequence and encodes:
- the LOC142823381 gene encoding uncharacterized protein LOC142823381 is translated as MEKTLEWLVTQQEQMQEALQSVQESHQTERQALLTWQAEQQESLRDFIREQSSMQQQLLRRVASTARGDGAQMPGLGLCKMGPADDPEAFLGIFERVAMGASWERPTWALRLAPYLAGEAQAAYMALSEEQAQNYEMVKAAILDQVGQSAKKYRKRFWLARWTAAVQPRAFAQRLVDWATCRLRHETQTEPEDKEMAEKVYEALNTNSMQESIYSTLDRKQ